A window of the Zeugodacus cucurbitae isolate PBARC_wt_2022May chromosome 2, idZeuCucr1.2, whole genome shotgun sequence genome harbors these coding sequences:
- the LOC105213110 gene encoding protein takeout encodes MMNSYKFPTLLYLFGICLIYSYTSADLPPEIEKCRAGDVDCIAKIIPFLLQNYTNGIPEIGLSDMEKLSLNNITITKVNGQSPVTLNLAFKKMYLHGIRNVMVQRVVGFQKDLLNSKFEAYVTIPNLVVDGEYVSSGKVLVLPMDATGYAKIELRKTKLGMKMKFEEDFRDGKQYGKIKALKCKLEPELIVMKFDNLFNGNKQLGESMNQMINDNWKTLWVDMESQVNEAVAVVVKHLLADVIRVLPYDEFYRKD; translated from the exons ATGATGAACTCTTACAAATTCCCAACGCTACTATATCTTTTTGGAATTTGcctaatatactcgtatacgagTGCCGATCTGC CGCCAGAAATCGAAAAATGCCGAGCAGGTGACGTAGACTGCATTGCAAAAATTATACCCTTTCTTTTGCAAAACTATACCAATGGAATACCGGAAATTGGTCTAAGTGACATGGAGAAATTGTCACTTAACAATATTACTATTACGAAGGTAAATGGACAATCACCAGTAACATTGAATTTGGCATTCAAAAAGATGTATCTGCATGGTATTCGGAATGTTATGGTACAACGTGTGGTAGGTTTTCAAAAGGATCTACTAAATTCAAAATTCGAAGCCTACGTGACAATACCCAATTTGGTAGTAGATGGAGAGTACGTCTCCAGTGGAAAGGTGTTAGTATTGCCCATGGATGCAACAGGTTATGCGAAAATAGAATTGAGAAAAACCAAGCTTggcatgaaaatgaaattcgaaGAAGACTTTAGGGATGGCAAGCAATATGGGAAGATAAAGGCGTTGAAATGCAAATTGGAGCCGGAATT AATAGTTATGAAATTTGACAATCTTTTTAACGGAAATAAGCAGCTGGGTGAATCGATGAATCAGATGATCAATGATAATTGGAAAACGCTTTGGGTCGATATGGAATCTCAAGTAAATGAAGCGGTTGCAGTGGTAGTGAAACATCTACTGGCGGACGTAATACGTGTATTGCCCTATGACGAATTTTATCGCAAGGACTAA
- the LOC105213187 gene encoding uncharacterized protein LOC105213187, with protein MMSTTLNSIIIIATIILTILQELVMVRAIIVERNLHAYYKLPVNPEEYSQEYHILQCPYRNTTAIPTPENMDICVIVNAYREKVKNATTTARTKKTPLHTKVKYQMTRRYRENPKRFGKIRKIRPYMIVIRPVRMKTESSCVLVAKALAQQQQQAPSYHEHLGIVKKDNSRTLDHRTALNNQNPTDQRMVDTKLTHVFAKVTPITENANEEENTDEEDSKKEDAVAKESNEMSSPKSSYEEFTDYDTRVLGEKNLPGNSVLRYLGAQAAIRKLGQRHAKDQPTNEHAERFFEESNNYQGGEKLQGFQNYYHRDEIFNDHIFYDDLQQHGHYTDRGRRHESN; from the coding sequence ATGATGTCTACCACCTTGAACTCGATTATCATCATCGCAACTATAATACTCACCATCTTACAGGAACTGGTTATGGTGCGGGCCATAATTGTAGAGCGAAATCTGCACGCTTATTATAAGCTACCTGTAAATCCAGAGGAATACTCACAAGAATACCATATATTGCAATGTCCCTACCGAAACACCACAGCTATACCCACACCGGAGAATATGGACATTTGTGTAATTGTTAACGCTTATAGAGAGAAAGTGAAAAACGCGACAACAACTGCACGAACAAAAAAAACTCCATTACATACAAAAGTTAAATACCAAATGACACGTAGATATCGAGAGAATCCCAAACGGTttggaaaaataagaaaaatacgaCCGTATATGATAGTAATCAGGCCGGTACGAATGAAAACCGAAAGCAGTTGCGTCTTAGTAGCCAAAGCTTtggcccaacaacaacaacaagctccTTCGTATCATGAACATTTGGGAATTGTGAAAAAGGACAATAGTCGTACGCTTGACCATAGAACAGCGCTGAATAACCAAAACCCAACGGACCAACGAATGGTCGATACAAAGCTAACTCATGTCTTCGCGAAGGTGACGCCAATTACGGAGAATGCGAACGAGGAAGAAAATACAGATGAAGAAGATAGTAAAAAAGAGGATGCGGTTGCAAAGGAAAGTAACGAGATGAGCTCACCAAAATCGTCCTATGAAGAATTCACTGATTATGACACTCGTGTCCTAGGAGAGAAGAATCTACCGGGAAACTCAGTCTTGAGATATCTTGGTGCTCAGGCGGCTATCAGAAAACTTGGTCAAAGACATGCAAAAGATCAGCCTACTAATGAGCATGCTGAAAGGTTTTTTGAGGAGTCTAATAATTATCAAGGTGGTGAAAAGCTACAAGGTTTTCAAAACTATTATCATCGGGATGAGATTTTCAACGATCACATCTTTTATGATGATCTTCAGCAGCATGGACACTACACTGATCGTGGGCGCAGACATGAAAGTAACTAA